In one Silene latifolia isolate original U9 population chromosome 10, ASM4854445v1, whole genome shotgun sequence genomic region, the following are encoded:
- the LOC141607029 gene encoding serpin-ZX-like, with protein MDNVDKNLRRLIKNQTHVSFNIAHHVLLSESTPTNSVSSPLSLQVILGLLAAASSGSTRDELLSVLGSNSIDDLNKLFSEIVPHIFADASSSGGPKLNLANGIWVDQSLPLFKPEFKRVVEDLYKASCAQVDFLNNADEVASEVNSWAEKQTSGLIKDLLPPGSVDETTEVIFANALYFKGAWNHEFDASETKEDDFHLLDGTSVKVPYMTSYRDQFIKTCNGFKVLCLPYKKGEDKREFSMYVLLPDKKDGLLALSKKVASKPGFLNKRRLPYEKVEVISIRLPRFKISFGFEASKVLKDLGFKLALSGAGLTEMVDSAQAENLGVSSIFHKSFIEVNEEGTEAAAASAASKYMCASDDPEVEFVADHPFMYLIRENKTGVVLFVGHVVNPLEG; from the exons ATGGACAACGTTGACAAGAACCTCCGGCGATTGATCAAAAATCAAACCCACGTGTCATTCAATATTGCACACCACGTGTTATTATCCGAGTCAACGCCGACAAACTCTGTATCATCCCCACTGTCTCTGCAGGTGATACTCGGCTTACTCGCAGCCGCGTCATCCGGGTCGACCCGGGACGAGTTGCTATCCGTTCTCGGGTCAAACTCCATTGATGACCTCAACAAGCTTTTCTCGGAAATCGTGCCACATATCTTCGCAGATGCCAGCTCATCAGGTGGGCCTAAGTTAAACTTGGCTAATGGAATTTGGGTTGATCAAAGTCTTCCGTTATTTAAACCCGAGTTTAAACGGGTCGTTGAGGATTTGTATAAGGCTTCTTGTGCGCAAGTTGACTTTCTCAACAAT GCAGATGAAGTAGCTTCTGAAGTGAATTCATGGGCGGAGAAACAGACAAGCGGCCTCATTAAAGATTTACTACCTCCTGGATCAGTTGATGAGACGACGGAGGTTATATTTGCAAATGCATTGTACTTTAAGGGAGCATGGAATCATGAGTTTGATGCATCAGAAACTAAAGAAGATGACTTCCATCTCCTCGATGGAACCTCCGTCAAAGTGCCCTACATGACAAGTTACAGAGACCAGTTTATCAAAACTTGTAATGGTTTCAAAGTCCTTTGTCTACCTTACAAGAAAGGTGAGGACAAGCGCGAGTTCTCAATGTATGTCCTTCTTCCGGATAAAAAAGACGGCTTGTTAGCGTTATCTAAGAAAGTGGCTTCTAAACCCGGTTTCCTAAATAAACGACGCCTTCCATACGAGAAAGTCGAAGTTATAAGTATTAGACTTCCGCGATTCAAAATATCATTTGGGTTCGAAGCTTCTAAGGTTTTGAAGGATTTAGGATTTAAGTTGGCTCTCTCGGGTGCTGGCCTTACCGAGATGGTGGACTCTGCCCAAGCTGAAAACCTTGGTGTTTCGAGCATTTTCCACAAATCTTTTATCGAGGTGAACGAGGAAGGTACAGAAGCCGCCGCGGCTTCCGCCGCTAGCAAGTACATGTGTGCTAGTGATGATCCGGAAGTGGAATTTGTGGCTGATCATCCATTCATGTATTTGATCAGAGAAAATAAGACTGGAGTCGTGCTGTTCGTCGGACATGTCGTGAACCCTCTTGAGGGTTAG
- the LOC141604716 gene encoding serpin-ZX-like yields the protein MDKVDMDLPQLITNQTHVSMKIAHHVASSESTPKNSVSSPLSLHAILGLIAAGSSGSTRDELTSVLGSNSIDDVNKFFSEIVPLVFADGSKSGGPKLSFANGVWVDQSLPFKPEFKRVVQDLYKAVSSHVDFLTNAAEVASEVNSWAEKQTSGLIKELLPFGSVDETTRLIFANALYFKGAWNKAFNPSRTKEDDFHLLDGTLIKVPYMRSYEDQFIKTWDDFKVLRLPYKQGGDKRQFSMYFLLPNEKDGLLALSEKVASEPGFLDEHLPVWKVEVGDFRVPRFKISFGFEACNILRGLGINLAFSGVGLTEMVDSPEGKNLGVSNIFHKAYIEVNEEGTKAAAASVGAVRACCLRIVEKVDFVADHPFMYLIREDTTGVVLFVGHVVNPLEN from the exons ATGGACAAGGTTGACATGGACCTCCCACAATTGATCACAAACCAAACCCACGTGTCAATGAAAATCGCACACCACGTGGCATCATCAGAGTCAACACCAAAAAACTCCGTATCATCTCCACTCTCTCTGCACGCGATACTCGGCCTGATCGCAGCCGGGTCATCCGGATCGACCCGAGACGAGTTGACCTCGGTTCTTGGGTCGAACTCCATCGATGACGTCAACAAGTTTTTCTCGGAAATCGTGCCACTTGTGTTCGCAGATGGGAGTAAATCAGGTGGGCCCAAATTGAGCTTCGCTAATGGAGTTTGGGTTGATCAGAGTTTGCCTTTTAAACCCGAGTTTAAACGGGTCGTTCAGGATTTGTATAAAGCCGTCTCTTCTCATGTTGACTTTCTCACCAAT GCAGCTGAGGTAGCTTCTGAAGTGAATTCATGGGCTGAGAAACAGACAAGCGGCCTCATTAAAGAGTTGCTACCTTTTGGATCAGTTGATGAGACGACGAGGCTTATATTTGCAAATGCATTGTATTTTAAGGGAGCATGGAATAAGGCGTTTAATCCATCGAGAACAAAAGAAGACGACTTCCATCTCCTCGATGGCACCTTAATCAAAGTACCCTACATGCGTAGCTATGAAGACCAGTTTATTAAAACTTGGGACGATTTCAAAGTCCTTCGTCTACCTTACAAGCAAGGCGGAGACAAGCGCCAATTCTCCATGTATTTCCTTCTTCCAAATGAGAAAGATGGTCTGTTAGCATTATCTGAAAAAGTAGCTTCTGAACCCGGTTTCCTAGATGAACACCTTCCCGTTTGGAAAGTCGAAGTTGGAGATTTTAGAGTTCCGCGGTTCAAAATATCATTTGGGTTTGAAGCTTGTAACATTTTGAGGGGTTTAGGAATTAACTTGGCTTTCTCGGGAGTTGGCTTGACTGAGATGGTGGACTCTCCTGAGGGTAAAAACCTTGGCGTCTCGAACATTTTCCACAAAGCTTATATTGAGGTGAATGAGGAAGGTACAAAAGCCGCTGCAGCTTCTGTTGGTGCCGTAAGGGCATGCTGTCTAAGAATTGTTGAGAAAGTGGACTTTGTGGCTGATCATCCATTCATGTATTTGATCAGAGAGGACACGACTGGAGTCGTGTTGTTCGTCGGACATGTCGTGAACCCTCTTGAGAATTAA
- the LOC141607030 gene encoding serpin-ZX-like — MDKVDMDDLRELIKNQTHVSLKIAHHVATSESTPKNSVLSPLSIHVILGLIAAGSSGSTRDELTTVIGSNSIDELNKLFSEIVPLVFADASSAGGPKLSFANGVWVDQSLPFKPEFKRVVEDLYKAVSSQVDFFNHAGEVASEVNSWAEKQTSGLIKDLLPSGSVDETTRLICANALYFKGEWNQKFDQSKTKEDDFHLLDGSSVKVSYMTSNTNQFVRTFDGFKVLSLPYKQGEDKRQFSMYFFLPDEKDGLLALSEKVASEPGFLDTHLTYRKVRVGDFRLPRFKISFGFEASEVLNALRINQAFSGGGLTEMVDSPEGKNLGVSSIFHKAFIEVNEEGTEAAAASVGVMMRCRLPPKMDFVADHPFMYLIRENTTGVVLFVGYVVNPPED; from the exons ATGGACAAGGTAGACATGGACGACCTTCGTGAATTGATCAAAAACCAAACCCACGTGTCACTCAAAATCGCACACCACGTGGCAACATCCGAGTCAACCCCAAAAAACTCGGTATTATCCCCACTCTCAATCCACGTGATACTGGGTCTAATCGCAGCCGGATCCTCCGGTTCGACCCGGGACGAATTGACCACAGTTATCGGGTCAAACTCCATTGATGAACTCAACAAGCTTTTCTCGGAAATCGTGCCACTTGTGTTCGCAGATGCCAGCTCAGCAGGTGGGCCCAAGTTGAGCTTTGCTAATGGAGTTTGGGTTGATCAGAGCTTGCCGTTTAAACCCGAGTTTAAACGGGTTGTTGAGGATTTGTATAAGGCTGTTTCTTCTCAAGTTGACTTTTTCAACCAT GCAGGTGAAGTAGCTTCTGAAGTGAATTCATGGGCAGAGAAACAGACAAGCGGCCTCATTAAAGATTTGCTACCTTCTGGATCAGTTGATGAGACGACGAGGCTTATATGTGCAAATGCATTGTACTTTAAAGGAGAATGGAATCAGAAGTTTGATCAATCGAAAACAAAAGAAGACGACTTTCATCTCCTCGATGGCAGCTCAGTCAAAGTGTCGTACATGACCAGCAACACAAATCAGTTTGTAAGAACATTTGATGGTTTCAAAGTTCTTAGTCTACCTTACAAGCAAGGCGAGGACAAGCGTCAATTCTCCATGTATTTCTTTCTTCCTGATGAAAAAGACGGTTTGTTAGCGTTATCTGAGAAAGTGGCTTCTGAACCCGGTTTCCTAGATACACACCTTACGTACAGGAAAGTCAGAGTAGGCGATTTTAGACTTCCACGGTTCAAAATATCATTTGGGTTTGAAGCTTCCGAGGTTTTGAACGCTTTAAGAATTAACCAGGCTTTTTCGGGGGGTGGCCTTACCGAGATGGTGGACTCTCCTGAAGGTAAAAACCTTGGCGTCTCAAGCATTTTCCACAAAGCTTTTATTGAGGTGAACGAGGAAGGCACAGAAGCCGCTGCAGCTTCTGTTGGTGTCATGATGAGGTGTAGACTTCCTCCGAAAATGGACTTTGTAGCGGATCATCCATTCATGTATTTGATCAGAGAGAACACGACTGGAGTCGTGCTGTTTGTCGGATATGTCGTGAACCCTCCTGAGGATTAG